DNA from Ziziphus jujuba cultivar Dongzao chromosome 2, ASM3175591v1:
TGAGTGTGTTGTCCATCTATTTGCCcatgtttatttttctattggagggctttttctttttagtgATTAGGAAGCTGTCCTCAACTTTTCTTGTTCCTGCATTTACAAACTGAAAAAACAGAGGAAATACCAGTGAGAACTGAAGAAACCTACTCCAAAATCAAATTTCtctccaaattttcaaatcgaTATGTTAACCAAGAACTTATATATTAAGGTTGAATATGCTAACCTCTAACTTTAACTCTTCCTTTGTTGCATGTCCTCTAAAGTATCCAAACTCTGGAATCCTTGATAAACTCCAACTATTTTGAAGCTGGAAATATAACGCAAAATCAAATTGGAAATTACTCAGTATCAAAACATGAAATACTTTTATATATGCAAAGAGATAAACAGAAGTAGAGAGTTTACATTGAACTTGTCCAGTTTGAAGCCAGCCATGCCTATAACTGCCTGCACTGTTGCAGTATAGTTGCTATGATCATACACATCAATCCCAGTTTTATCTTTTGTAGGCATTCCCTTACATTCACCATCATAAATTGAGCAAGTTCGCTCATAGTTATGAACATGACCGAACAGAGCCAAATCGACCTGTTTCAAGTTTCCCAACAACATAGATTCCAACATGTAAACCAGAAACAACCAGATTCCGTAAGTGAAAACAATAGAAACAGAATGCAGGACAAAACGTCTTACTTTATTGTCAAGAAGTAATGGTTCAACTTCATCTACGAAATTTTGATCAACGTTAGTGAGTCCACTTGAAGATGTGTACATAGGCCTGTGCCTGCAATGCAATTAATTAGTTTGCTAAGGTTAATTAaacttaattataatatatatatatatatattatagttaaTATGCTTCTACTTCAAACTTACCCCATAAATATTAACCAAGGAGTTTTAGATCGATCAACAGAAGCCATGTCCTTTTTCATCCATTCATACTGTAAGAATATATAAAGCACCCATAAAGTAACACTGAAATTAGATGAACTAAGACACTCAAACATTAGATAcagttttataaataatattgtaatcAAGTGCCTGATCTATCTTGCCTGTTCAGAATCTTTTGACCAGTCATGCTCTGTAGAAATCACAGTGAAGTGAACACTTGCTTGCTCTATGGAATACCATGGCTTATCCTTTGCCGGGGTTGGCATTGGAAAATATGTCTCATAAGGAACTCCACATTCTCCACCCGAATCTGGAGTAATGTAAACAGATCCAGTATGTACATAATCCCTGGAAACAAGCAAACCAATCATGATTTTAAGTTCATTCTTCAACAAAACTAGAATGGTCTTCAAATTCGGGATCATCTACCTTTCATGGTTTCCGATAGCCGTCATGTAAGAAACTCGAGAAGCCAAAGGGTGGATGAGGTTAAGAAAAAAGTCCCATTCAACCAAAAAGCCAGTGGCATAGCTTATATCACCAATATGGAAGATAGAATCCACATTTCCAGACTTTACTTCTTCAGCCATAGCTTTTATCACTGAGAGAGACCCTGGCTATATAAATGCTTCAAACACTCAGTACTTTTGTATACCCTGAAACTCTTTTTCCTATTATACATATCTTTTGGATTTAATCTACCTGAATGTAGTGCTCTGCAGATTCATCACGAGGAGCTTTTCCCATATCACCATATGCCAAGAATTTTAGCTCCTCTGATCCTCCCGCAGGAGGAGTCTTGAATTGAATCTCACTGCTCCAACCAACTGAATCACTGCAATTGTTTTCATTCAAATCACTCCATGTAAATTCAATTTCTTTAGAATGAATTAAGAAGGAACTTAATTATGAGAAGGAATTTCCGGACCTTCCATATCTGTAAGAGAAATTGGTTGAAGGTCGAAGTTCTGTTAACAATGCTGAATGAATGAATCCAGGGTCATGCCAACCAAAATCCTTTGCCGGACTTGGTAGTAAAGATGAACCTATTTGATCAACATTACCCACAAAGTTCATCTTTAAAAAACAGAACAACCCGTTTGGAGAGAaggaaaatgagaaagaaaatgtCGCAGGGATAAGAAAGCAAGTAACTCACTGCACATATTATGCTGTGAAAATGTTGAAACTTCTGAAAGCTTTGATTTCCCATCTGTATATTCCACTTTCTGAGGTTTCTTATCTCCACTAACCCATGTCAATCTCATCTGCATGATTTACATAAACTAATTCAAACCCAATATTTGTTTAACAAATTTTGAGACTGACACTATAAAAGAAGTGTCTTCTATGTATAGCTTACAGATGTTCCAGTGGAATCGATGCTTGATAAATGTCCATACAATGGCTTATTTGGGTTGTCAAAGTTGATAGGTTTTGTCCTGGAAAAGATGCAAGGAGTTTCGAAACCACCACCGAAGAAGACGAACTCGATGTCGGTTCGGATGTTTATAACATGAAATTGTAATGAACCAGTGCATGTTTTCACCTCGCATTTGCCATCTTTGTTGTGTTTTTTGCATTCAGTCTTCGTGCAATTCAGGTAGCCTGGATCTTTGCTGAGGTAAATTGCCTG
Protein-coding regions in this window:
- the LOC107417775 gene encoding probable inactive purple acid phosphatase 27 is translated as MGNFASRVFQLFFILWFLSCSSSSSSSLHPLVMDSKSIHQNYTAISEFRVLNRRILEQCPDPNPYLKVNVTSKNSKLGDEEFVTVTVSGVLLPSERHWVGMISPSHSDVSSCPWNALMYAQTGDFSKLPLLCHYPVKAIYLSKDPGYLNCTKTECKKHNKDGKCEVKTCTGSLQFHVINIRTDIEFVFFGGGFETPCIFSRTKPINFDNPNKPLYGHLSSIDSTGTSMRLTWVSGDKKPQKVEYTDGKSKLSEVSTFSQHNMCSSSLLPSPAKDFGWHDPGFIHSALLTELRPSTNFSYRYGSDSVGWSSEIQFKTPPAGGSEELKFLAYGDMGKAPRDESAEHYIQPGSLSVIKAMAEEVKSGNVDSIFHIGDISYATGFLVEWDFFLNLIHPLASRVSYMTAIGNHERDYVHTGSVYITPDSGGECGVPYETYFPMPTPAKDKPWYSIEQASVHFTVISTEHDWSKDSEQYEWMKKDMASVDRSKTPWLIFMGHRPMYTSSSGLTNVDQNFVDEVEPLLLDNKVDLALFGHVHNYERTCSIYDGECKGMPTKDKTGIDVYDHSNYTATVQAVIGMAGFKLDKFNLQNSWSLSRIPEFGYFRGHATKEELKLEFVNAGTRKVEDSFLITKKKKPSNRKINMGK